One window of the Ictidomys tridecemlineatus isolate mIctTri1 chromosome 11, mIctTri1.hap1, whole genome shotgun sequence genome contains the following:
- the LOC144368443 gene encoding CD48 antigen-like isoform X2 has protein sequence MGHSSQDPHLCWTTRLLGGIIFLCACSTLAKSSGAHGSGIKGFRTHTYLKAIRGGSVLLHVIQEPEDPKIEEITWGFASDSNSTFMLRLQNGKEDPLWFSLQDKYKQRVQMPSMSSLRINNLTSQDSGQYWAQIMCQTGREIKAVFNLTVYDPVPLAQIQTTSVSITPSWCNVTLDCGAREAVEVLNVTWEVQGPPSEREQRGAPGPPNPWTLALSLPLRQPNVSLTCVLSNPVDQKNATFQLVDLCSPAGHSRAAIGAFLAGFFILGVGGLLFLWHLGEKKKKKKMEMEMERGLEVSLAQNQAPVCQDSDAGLPEDPRAKDEGVYAQLMAQDSLKGKRKDIDEKHLEGKGPCTSVYSVVQRPGQAGP, from the exons ATGGGACACAGCTCACAGGACCCCCACCTCTGCTGGACCACCAGGCTCCTGGGAGGCATTATCTTTCTCT GTGCCTGCAGCACTTTAGCCAAGAGTTCTGGAGCTCATGGTTCTGGGATTAAAGGTTTTAGAACCCACACTTATCTGAAGGCAATCCGGGGAGGTTCAGTCTTGTTGCACGTGATCCAGGAGCCAGAGGATCCCAAGATAGAGGAGATCACCTGGGGCTTCGCCTCTGATTCAAACTCCACATTCATGCTGAGACTCCAGAATGGGAAGGAAGATCCACTGTGGTTCAGTCTCCAGGACAAGTACAAGCAGAGGGTCCAGATGCCCAGTATGTCATCCCTGAGGATTAACAATCTGACCTCACAGGACAGTGGGCAGTACTGGGCCCAGATCATGTGTCAGACGGGGAGAGAAATTAAAGCAGTTTTCAACCTCACTGTTTATG ATCCTGTGCCCCTTGCCCAGATCCAGACTACATCAGTGTCCATCACACCCAGCTGGTGCAATGTCACTCTGGATTGTGGGGCCCGAGAGGCTGTAGAGGTCCTGAATGTAACCTGGGAGGTCCAGGGTCCCCCCAGTGAGCGGGAACAGAGAGGGGCACCAGGACCCCCCAACCCCTGGACCCTGGCCCTGAGCCTGCCTCTGAGGCAGCCCAATGTCAGCCTCACCTGCGTCCTCAGCAACCCAGTGGACCAGAAAAATGCCACCTTCCAGCTCGTTGACCTCTGTAGCCCAG CTGGCCACTCGAGAGCCGCCATAGGGGCCTTCCTGGCTGGGTTTTTCATCCTGGGAGTCGGAGGGCTCCTGTTCCTTTGGCACttaggagagaagaagaagaagaagaagatggagatggagatggagagag ggttgGAGGTTTCCCTGGCACAGAATCAAGCTCCAGTCTGTCAAGACTCAGATGCGGGATTGCCAGAAGACCCCAGGGCCAAGGACGAGGGAGTCTATGCACAGCTGATGGCACAGGATTCTCTGAAGGGCAAGCGGAAG GATATTGATGAGAAACATCTGGAAGGAAAGGGGCCCTGCACCAGTGTTTACAGCGTGGTCCAGAGACCAGGCCAGGCCGGGCCTTGA
- the LOC144368443 gene encoding CD48 antigen-like isoform X1 produces MGHSSQDPHLCWTTRLLGGIIFLCACSTLAKSSGAHGSGIKGFRTHTYLKAIRGGSVLLHVIQEPEDPKIEEITWGFASDSNSTFMLRLQNGKEDPLWFSLQDKYKQRVQMPSMSSLRINNLTSQDSGQYWAQIMCQTGREIKAVFNLTVYDPVPLAQIQTTSVSITPSWCNVTLDCGAREAVEVLNVTWEVQGPPSEREQRGAPGPPNPWTLALSLPLRQPNVSLTCVLSNPVDQKNATFQLVDLCSPAPTAGHSRAAIGAFLAGFFILGVGGLLFLWHLGEKKKKKKMEMEMERGLEVSLAQNQAPVCQDSDAGLPEDPRAKDEGVYAQLMAQDSLKGKRKDIDEKHLEGKGPCTSVYSVVQRPGQAGP; encoded by the exons ATGGGACACAGCTCACAGGACCCCCACCTCTGCTGGACCACCAGGCTCCTGGGAGGCATTATCTTTCTCT GTGCCTGCAGCACTTTAGCCAAGAGTTCTGGAGCTCATGGTTCTGGGATTAAAGGTTTTAGAACCCACACTTATCTGAAGGCAATCCGGGGAGGTTCAGTCTTGTTGCACGTGATCCAGGAGCCAGAGGATCCCAAGATAGAGGAGATCACCTGGGGCTTCGCCTCTGATTCAAACTCCACATTCATGCTGAGACTCCAGAATGGGAAGGAAGATCCACTGTGGTTCAGTCTCCAGGACAAGTACAAGCAGAGGGTCCAGATGCCCAGTATGTCATCCCTGAGGATTAACAATCTGACCTCACAGGACAGTGGGCAGTACTGGGCCCAGATCATGTGTCAGACGGGGAGAGAAATTAAAGCAGTTTTCAACCTCACTGTTTATG ATCCTGTGCCCCTTGCCCAGATCCAGACTACATCAGTGTCCATCACACCCAGCTGGTGCAATGTCACTCTGGATTGTGGGGCCCGAGAGGCTGTAGAGGTCCTGAATGTAACCTGGGAGGTCCAGGGTCCCCCCAGTGAGCGGGAACAGAGAGGGGCACCAGGACCCCCCAACCCCTGGACCCTGGCCCTGAGCCTGCCTCTGAGGCAGCCCAATGTCAGCCTCACCTGCGTCCTCAGCAACCCAGTGGACCAGAAAAATGCCACCTTCCAGCTCGTTGACCTCTGTAGCCCAG CGCCCACAGCTGGCCACTCGAGAGCCGCCATAGGGGCCTTCCTGGCTGGGTTTTTCATCCTGGGAGTCGGAGGGCTCCTGTTCCTTTGGCACttaggagagaagaagaagaagaagaagatggagatggagatggagagag ggttgGAGGTTTCCCTGGCACAGAATCAAGCTCCAGTCTGTCAAGACTCAGATGCGGGATTGCCAGAAGACCCCAGGGCCAAGGACGAGGGAGTCTATGCACAGCTGATGGCACAGGATTCTCTGAAGGGCAAGCGGAAG GATATTGATGAGAAACATCTGGAAGGAAAGGGGCCCTGCACCAGTGTTTACAGCGTGGTCCAGAGACCAGGCCAGGCCGGGCCTTGA
- the LOC144368443 gene encoding SLAM family member 5-like isoform X5 — MLRLQNGKEDPLWFSLQDKYKQRVQMPSMSSLRINNLTSQDSGQYWAQIMCQTGREIKAVFNLTVYDPVPLAQIQTTSVSITPSWCNVTLDCGAREAVEVLNVTWEVQGPPSEREQRGAPGPPNPWTLALSLPLRQPNVSLTCVLSNPVDQKNATFQLVDLCSPAPTAGHSRAAIGAFLAGFFILGVGGLLFLWHLGEKKKKKKMEMEMERGLEVSLAQNQAPVCQDSDAGLPEDPRAKDEGVYAQLMAQDSLKGKRKDIDEKHLEGKGPCTSVYSVVQRPGQAGP; from the exons ATGCTGAGACTCCAGAATGGGAAGGAAGATCCACTGTGGTTCAGTCTCCAGGACAAGTACAAGCAGAGGGTCCAGATGCCCAGTATGTCATCCCTGAGGATTAACAATCTGACCTCACAGGACAGTGGGCAGTACTGGGCCCAGATCATGTGTCAGACGGGGAGAGAAATTAAAGCAGTTTTCAACCTCACTGTTTATG ATCCTGTGCCCCTTGCCCAGATCCAGACTACATCAGTGTCCATCACACCCAGCTGGTGCAATGTCACTCTGGATTGTGGGGCCCGAGAGGCTGTAGAGGTCCTGAATGTAACCTGGGAGGTCCAGGGTCCCCCCAGTGAGCGGGAACAGAGAGGGGCACCAGGACCCCCCAACCCCTGGACCCTGGCCCTGAGCCTGCCTCTGAGGCAGCCCAATGTCAGCCTCACCTGCGTCCTCAGCAACCCAGTGGACCAGAAAAATGCCACCTTCCAGCTCGTTGACCTCTGTAGCCCAG CGCCCACAGCTGGCCACTCGAGAGCCGCCATAGGGGCCTTCCTGGCTGGGTTTTTCATCCTGGGAGTCGGAGGGCTCCTGTTCCTTTGGCACttaggagagaagaagaagaagaagaagatggagatggagatggagagag ggttgGAGGTTTCCCTGGCACAGAATCAAGCTCCAGTCTGTCAAGACTCAGATGCGGGATTGCCAGAAGACCCCAGGGCCAAGGACGAGGGAGTCTATGCACAGCTGATGGCACAGGATTCTCTGAAGGGCAAGCGGAAG GATATTGATGAGAAACATCTGGAAGGAAAGGGGCCCTGCACCAGTGTTTACAGCGTGGTCCAGAGACCAGGCCAGGCCGGGCCTTGA
- the LOC144368443 gene encoding CD48 antigen-like isoform X3 — MGHSSQDPHLCWTTRLLGGIIFLCACSTLAKSSGAHGSGIKGFRTHTYLKAIRGGSVLLHVIQEPEDPKIEEITWGFASDSNSTFMLRLQNGKEDPLWFSLQDKYKQRVQMPSMSSLRINNLTSQDSGQYWAQIMCQTGREIKAVFNLTVYDPVPLAQIQTTSVSITPSWCNVTLDCGAREAVEVLNVTWEVQGPPSEREQRGAPGPPNPWTLALSLPLRQPNVSLTCVLSNPVDQKNATFQLVDLCSPAPTAGHSRAAIGAFLAGFFILGVGGLLFLWHLGEKKKKKKMEMEMERGLEVSLAQNQAPVCQDSDAGLPEDPRAKDEGVYAQLMAQDSLKGKRKDIVSLIC; from the exons ATGGGACACAGCTCACAGGACCCCCACCTCTGCTGGACCACCAGGCTCCTGGGAGGCATTATCTTTCTCT GTGCCTGCAGCACTTTAGCCAAGAGTTCTGGAGCTCATGGTTCTGGGATTAAAGGTTTTAGAACCCACACTTATCTGAAGGCAATCCGGGGAGGTTCAGTCTTGTTGCACGTGATCCAGGAGCCAGAGGATCCCAAGATAGAGGAGATCACCTGGGGCTTCGCCTCTGATTCAAACTCCACATTCATGCTGAGACTCCAGAATGGGAAGGAAGATCCACTGTGGTTCAGTCTCCAGGACAAGTACAAGCAGAGGGTCCAGATGCCCAGTATGTCATCCCTGAGGATTAACAATCTGACCTCACAGGACAGTGGGCAGTACTGGGCCCAGATCATGTGTCAGACGGGGAGAGAAATTAAAGCAGTTTTCAACCTCACTGTTTATG ATCCTGTGCCCCTTGCCCAGATCCAGACTACATCAGTGTCCATCACACCCAGCTGGTGCAATGTCACTCTGGATTGTGGGGCCCGAGAGGCTGTAGAGGTCCTGAATGTAACCTGGGAGGTCCAGGGTCCCCCCAGTGAGCGGGAACAGAGAGGGGCACCAGGACCCCCCAACCCCTGGACCCTGGCCCTGAGCCTGCCTCTGAGGCAGCCCAATGTCAGCCTCACCTGCGTCCTCAGCAACCCAGTGGACCAGAAAAATGCCACCTTCCAGCTCGTTGACCTCTGTAGCCCAG CGCCCACAGCTGGCCACTCGAGAGCCGCCATAGGGGCCTTCCTGGCTGGGTTTTTCATCCTGGGAGTCGGAGGGCTCCTGTTCCTTTGGCACttaggagagaagaagaagaagaagaagatggagatggagatggagagag ggttgGAGGTTTCCCTGGCACAGAATCAAGCTCCAGTCTGTCAAGACTCAGATGCGGGATTGCCAGAAGACCCCAGGGCCAAGGACGAGGGAGTCTATGCACAGCTGATGGCACAGGATTCTCTGAAGGGCAAGCGGAAG gacatagtctcactgatttgctga
- the LOC144368443 gene encoding CD48 antigen-like isoform X4 produces MGHSSQDPHLCWTTRLLGGIIFLCACSTLAKSSGAHGSGIKGFRTHTYLKAIRGGSVLLHVIQEPEDPKIEEITWGFASDSNSTFMLRLQNGKEDPLWFSLQDKYKQRVQMPSMSSLRINNLTSQDSGQYWAQIMCQTGREIKAVFNLTVYDPVPLAQIQTTSVSITPSWCNVTLDCGAREAVEVLNVTWEVQGPPSEREQRGAPGPPNPWTLALSLPLRQPNVSLTCVLSNPVDQKNATFQLVDLCSPAQVSSSVMGSLRPVGVSLTWNPWDPCAPVLSFLQGLLEEPDWSVQSPPLVMSPLHPGVSEEVQHGPPNLLDSRLPPGPPHLALPPVLSLPCGSLPPH; encoded by the exons ATGGGACACAGCTCACAGGACCCCCACCTCTGCTGGACCACCAGGCTCCTGGGAGGCATTATCTTTCTCT GTGCCTGCAGCACTTTAGCCAAGAGTTCTGGAGCTCATGGTTCTGGGATTAAAGGTTTTAGAACCCACACTTATCTGAAGGCAATCCGGGGAGGTTCAGTCTTGTTGCACGTGATCCAGGAGCCAGAGGATCCCAAGATAGAGGAGATCACCTGGGGCTTCGCCTCTGATTCAAACTCCACATTCATGCTGAGACTCCAGAATGGGAAGGAAGATCCACTGTGGTTCAGTCTCCAGGACAAGTACAAGCAGAGGGTCCAGATGCCCAGTATGTCATCCCTGAGGATTAACAATCTGACCTCACAGGACAGTGGGCAGTACTGGGCCCAGATCATGTGTCAGACGGGGAGAGAAATTAAAGCAGTTTTCAACCTCACTGTTTATG ATCCTGTGCCCCTTGCCCAGATCCAGACTACATCAGTGTCCATCACACCCAGCTGGTGCAATGTCACTCTGGATTGTGGGGCCCGAGAGGCTGTAGAGGTCCTGAATGTAACCTGGGAGGTCCAGGGTCCCCCCAGTGAGCGGGAACAGAGAGGGGCACCAGGACCCCCCAACCCCTGGACCCTGGCCCTGAGCCTGCCTCTGAGGCAGCCCAATGTCAGCCTCACCTGCGTCCTCAGCAACCCAGTGGACCAGAAAAATGCCACCTTCCAGCTCGTTGACCTCTGTAGCCCAG CCCAGGTGTCAAGCTCAGTTATGGGCAGTTTGCGCCCAGTAGGTGTTTCACTGACCTGGAATCCCTGGGACCCGTGTGCACCCgtcctctccttcctccaggggCTGCTGGAGGAGCCTGACTGGTCAGTGCAGTCCCCACCCCTGGTCATGTCCCCCCTCCACCCTGGAGTCTCAGAGGAAGTTCAACATGGCCCACCAAACCTCCTGGACTCACGGCTGCCTCCTGGGCCTCCCCACCTAGCCCTGCCTCCTGTGCTATCCCTTCCCTGTGGGTCGCTCCCGCCACACTGA